From a single Lactococcus carnosus genomic region:
- the nth gene encoding endonuclease III → MLSKKRFTEVLDIIADMFPEAHGELTSDTPFQLLIAVILSAQATDKGVNKATPALFAAYPDSKSLAQAAVSDVERLIKTIGLYRSKAKNIIRAAIMIEEDFGGQIPQDKALLQTLPGVGRKTANVVLGDAFGIPGIAVDTHVERISKRLQLVKQSATVTEVEEKLMKVVPEEEWITTHHRLIFFGRYHCTARAPKCTACPVLPYCHFGGKLSSK, encoded by the coding sequence GTGCTGAGTAAAAAAAGATTTACAGAAGTGCTTGATATCATAGCAGACATGTTTCCTGAAGCACATGGTGAATTGACTTCAGATACGCCATTTCAATTACTAATTGCCGTGATCTTATCAGCTCAGGCAACAGATAAGGGGGTCAATAAAGCGACACCAGCCTTATTTGCTGCCTATCCGGATAGTAAAAGTTTGGCGCAAGCCGCTGTTTCTGATGTCGAACGTTTAATCAAGACGATTGGGCTTTACCGGAGTAAGGCTAAAAATATCATCAGAGCTGCAATCATGATAGAAGAAGATTTTGGAGGTCAAATTCCGCAAGATAAGGCCTTGTTACAGACCTTACCTGGTGTTGGCCGTAAAACGGCTAATGTTGTGCTGGGTGATGCATTTGGTATTCCAGGGATAGCAGTTGATACGCATGTTGAGCGGATTTCAAAGCGTCTACAACTTGTCAAACAGTCTGCTACAGTTACAGAAGTTGAAGAAAAGTTAATGAAGGTCGTACCAGAAGAGGAATGGATAACTACCCATCATCGCCTCATCTTTTTTGGTCGCTATCATTGCACAGCACGTGCACCAAAATGTACGGCTTGTCCAGTGCTACCTTATTGTCACTTTGGAGGAAAACTAAGTTCAAAATGA
- a CDS encoding DnaD domain-containing protein — protein sequence MTYYDQFKENIVLPQAILTHILAIFPSLSSFNVWLYFYGDESLAPSQIAASLHLTTSDVNQLITRLGEAEVLNAEFDETTGDMRFDTRPAFAKLDAILASEGAASLVEDVVELSDISRLIAAFEPEMPGGLTPINIEELQKWLSEDKFDATLILQALREAALNRKVSLPYIRAILRNWRSDGIVTARDIEDNREEREMIKGGQQSDSAPLSEDYFNSVDSLRKMWGYDRAE from the coding sequence ATGACTTATTATGATCAATTTAAAGAAAATATTGTGCTACCACAAGCAATATTGACCCATATTTTAGCTATTTTTCCTAGCCTTTCTAGTTTTAATGTTTGGTTGTATTTTTACGGAGACGAGTCGCTTGCACCCAGTCAGATTGCTGCGAGCTTACATCTGACAACATCTGATGTTAACCAGCTGATTACGCGCCTTGGAGAGGCAGAAGTCTTAAACGCGGAGTTCGATGAGACAACTGGCGATATGCGGTTTGATACCCGCCCTGCCTTTGCCAAGCTGGATGCGATTTTGGCTTCTGAAGGTGCTGCTAGTTTGGTTGAAGATGTCGTTGAACTATCTGATATTTCACGACTCATCGCAGCGTTTGAACCAGAGATGCCAGGTGGCTTGACGCCGATTAATATAGAAGAACTACAGAAATGGTTGTCTGAGGATAAATTTGACGCAACCTTAATCTTACAAGCTTTGCGAGAAGCAGCATTAAATCGCAAGGTTTCTTTGCCTTACATCCGTGCAATTTTAAGAAATTGGCGTAGTGATGGCATCGTGACGGCGCGTGACATCGAAGATAACAGAGAAGAACGTGAGATGATCAAGGGAGGTCAGCAGTCAGATAGTGCCCCACTTTCAGAAGATTATTTTAATTCTGTAGATAGTCTACGTAAGATGTGGGGGTATGATCGTGCTGAGTAA